One window from the genome of Streptomyces sp. NBC_00708 encodes:
- a CDS encoding acetyl-CoA C-acyltransferase — protein sequence MPRTIRDVVFVDGVRTPFGKAGPKGIYHETRADDLVVKAIRELLRRNPDLDPKKIDEVAIAATTQIGDQGLTLGRTAGILAGLPQSVPGYSIDRMCAGALTAVTSTAGSIAFGAYDVVVAGGVEHMGRHPMGEGVDPNPRFVSEKLVDESALFMGMTAENLHDRYPTITKQRADAYAVRSQEKAAKAYANGKIQQDLVPVSVRRTNAEAGETGWGLVTADEPMRPGTTMESLANLKTPFRAHGRVTAGNAAGLNDGATASLLAAEDVARELGLPVKMRLVSYAFAGVEPEVMGYGPIPATEKALAQAGLSISDIGLFEINEAFAVQVLAFLEHYGIADDDARVNQYGGAIAYGHPLASSGVRLMTQLARQFEEQPEVRYGLTTMCVGFGMGATVVWENPHFENAGGDK from the coding sequence GTGCCTCGTACCATCCGGGACGTCGTCTTCGTCGACGGCGTCCGCACCCCGTTCGGCAAGGCGGGCCCGAAGGGCATCTACCACGAGACCCGCGCCGACGATCTCGTCGTGAAGGCCATCCGGGAGCTGCTGCGCCGCAACCCGGACCTGGACCCCAAGAAGATCGACGAGGTCGCCATCGCCGCGACCACGCAGATCGGGGACCAGGGCCTCACGCTCGGCCGTACCGCCGGAATCCTGGCCGGTCTGCCGCAGTCCGTCCCGGGCTACTCCATCGACCGCATGTGCGCGGGCGCCCTGACCGCCGTCACCTCGACGGCCGGCTCCATCGCCTTCGGCGCGTACGACGTCGTCGTCGCCGGTGGCGTCGAGCACATGGGCCGCCACCCCATGGGCGAGGGCGTCGACCCGAACCCGCGGTTCGTGTCGGAGAAGCTGGTCGACGAGTCCGCCCTGTTCATGGGCATGACCGCGGAGAACCTGCACGACCGGTACCCCACGATCACCAAGCAGCGCGCCGACGCGTACGCGGTCCGCTCGCAGGAGAAGGCCGCCAAGGCGTACGCCAACGGCAAGATCCAGCAGGACCTGGTGCCGGTCTCGGTCCGCCGCACCAACGCGGAGGCCGGTGAGACGGGCTGGGGCCTGGTCACCGCCGACGAGCCGATGCGCCCGGGGACCACCATGGAGTCCCTGGCCAATCTGAAGACCCCGTTCCGCGCCCACGGCCGTGTCACCGCCGGTAACGCCGCGGGTCTCAACGACGGCGCCACCGCATCCCTGCTCGCCGCCGAGGACGTCGCGCGCGAGCTGGGCCTCCCGGTCAAGATGCGCCTGGTCTCCTACGCCTTCGCGGGCGTCGAGCCGGAGGTCATGGGCTACGGCCCGATCCCGGCCACGGAGAAGGCCCTCGCCCAGGCCGGCCTGTCCATCTCGGACATCGGTCTCTTCGAGATCAACGAGGCGTTCGCCGTACAGGTGCTGGCGTTCCTGGAGCACTACGGCATCGCCGACGACGACGCCCGCGTCAACCAGTACGGCGGCGCGATCGCCTACGGTCACCCGCTGGCCTCCTCCGGCGTCCGGCTGATGACCCAGCTGGCCCGCCAGTTCGAGGAGCAGCCCGAGGTCCGTTACGGCCTCACGACCATGTGCGTCGGCTTCGGCATGGGCGCGACGGTCGTCTGGGAGAACCCGCACTTCGAGAACGCCGGAGGCGACAAGTGA
- a CDS encoding ribonuclease D yields the protein MTDAQETAADTSLRTTGGAPPDDVAPAPIPLLEPREGIPPVVASDDALAGVIAAFAAGSGPVAVDAERASGYRYGQRAYLVQLRRDGAGSALVDPVGCPDLSGLGEALHGTEWILHAATQDLPCLREIGMTPTGLFDTELAGRLAGFPRVGLGAMVENVLGYSLEKGHSAVDWSTRPLPEPWLRYAALDVELLIDLRNALEDELDRQNKLEWAQEEFAAIASAPPAPPRQDPWRRTSGMHKVRRRRQMAVVRELWNARDQIARRRDVSPGKVLGDGAIIEAALALPPNTQALTALPGFGPRMGRRQLEQWQAAVDRAKALPDTELPQPGQAVAGPPPPRAWADKDPAAAARLSAARAAVSALAERLHLPQENLMTPDTVRRICWEPPKNPTPETVESALAGYGARHWQIEQVAPLLLRALTQSA from the coding sequence GTGACCGACGCCCAAGAGACCGCAGCAGACACATCACTGCGAACCACCGGGGGCGCTCCCCCGGACGACGTCGCCCCGGCGCCGATCCCCTTGCTGGAACCGCGCGAGGGCATTCCGCCGGTGGTGGCGTCCGACGACGCCCTGGCCGGGGTGATCGCCGCCTTCGCCGCGGGCTCGGGCCCGGTGGCCGTCGACGCCGAGCGGGCGTCCGGCTACCGCTACGGCCAGCGCGCCTACCTCGTACAGCTGCGGCGTGACGGGGCGGGCAGCGCGCTCGTCGACCCCGTCGGCTGCCCCGACCTGTCCGGACTCGGCGAGGCGCTGCACGGCACCGAATGGATCCTGCACGCGGCGACGCAGGACCTGCCCTGTCTGCGCGAGATAGGGATGACACCGACCGGACTCTTCGACACCGAGCTGGCCGGACGGCTGGCGGGCTTCCCGCGCGTCGGCCTCGGCGCCATGGTCGAGAACGTCCTCGGCTACTCGCTGGAGAAGGGCCACTCCGCCGTCGACTGGTCCACCCGCCCGCTGCCCGAGCCCTGGCTGCGCTACGCGGCGCTCGACGTCGAGCTCCTGATCGACCTGCGCAACGCGCTGGAGGACGAGCTCGACCGGCAGAACAAGCTGGAATGGGCCCAGGAGGAGTTCGCCGCCATCGCCTCGGCGCCGCCCGCTCCCCCGCGCCAGGACCCGTGGCGCCGCACCTCCGGGATGCACAAGGTCCGCCGCCGCCGGCAGATGGCGGTCGTACGCGAGCTGTGGAACGCCCGCGACCAGATCGCCCGGCGGCGGGACGTCTCGCCCGGCAAGGTGCTCGGCGACGGGGCGATCATCGAGGCCGCGCTCGCGCTGCCGCCCAACACCCAGGCCCTGACGGCCCTGCCCGGCTTCGGACCGCGCATGGGGCGGCGCCAGCTGGAGCAGTGGCAGGCCGCCGTCGACCGGGCCAAGGCACTGCCCGACACGGAGCTGCCGCAGCCCGGCCAGGCCGTCGCGGGCCCTCCCCCGCCGCGCGCCTGGGCGGACAAGGACCCGGCAGCCGCGGCCCGGCTCTCGGCCGCCCGCGCCGCCGTGTCCGCGCTCGCGGAGCGGCTGCACCTGCCGCAGGAGAACCTGATGACGCCGGACACGGTGCGCCGGATCTGCTGGGAACCGCCGAAGAACCCGACGCCGGAGACGGTCGAGTCCGCGCTCGCCGGGTACGGCGCGCGGCACTGGCAGATCGAGCAGGTGGCCCCGCTGCTGCTCCGCGCGCTCACGCAGTCCGCGTAA
- a CDS encoding response regulator transcription factor, translating to MSVLLEQPASLVAYRPNKPTAMVVVADPRVRSTVTRHLWALGVRDVIEASSIAEARPRVGNPRDICVADVHLPDGSGLTLLSETRAAGWPNGLALSAADDIGAVRNALAGGVKGYVVTGTRTNIGHPARPGVAPIGATAARMHRRPPGTPSHPGGYRELSGREVEVLRLVAEGQSNKAIGVSMGLSALTVKSHLARIARKLGTGDRAGMVAVALRTGIIH from the coding sequence GTGTCCGTTCTCCTAGAGCAGCCCGCAAGCCTGGTCGCCTACCGCCCGAACAAGCCGACGGCCATGGTCGTCGTGGCCGACCCGCGCGTCCGTTCCACCGTCACCCGCCATCTGTGGGCACTCGGAGTACGTGACGTCATCGAGGCGTCGTCCATCGCGGAGGCCCGTCCCCGCGTCGGCAACCCGCGCGACATCTGCGTAGCCGACGTCCACCTGCCCGACGGTTCCGGGCTGACCCTGCTGTCCGAAACCCGAGCCGCCGGCTGGCCCAACGGTCTCGCCCTGTCCGCCGCCGACGACATCGGCGCCGTGCGCAACGCCCTCGCGGGCGGAGTCAAGGGCTACGTCGTCACCGGCACCCGTACCAATATCGGCCACCCGGCCCGTCCCGGCGTCGCCCCCATCGGCGCCACCGCCGCCCGTATGCACCGCCGGCCCCCCGGCACCCCGAGCCACCCGGGCGGCTACCGCGAACTCTCCGGCCGCGAGGTGGAGGTTCTGCGGCTCGTCGCCGAGGGCCAGTCCAACAAGGCCATCGGCGTCTCCATGGGCCTGTCCGCCCTGACCGTCAAGAGTCACCTCGCCCGCATCGCCCGCAAGCTCGGCACCGGAGACCGCGCAGGAATGGTCGCCGTGGCCCTGCGGACGGGCATCATCCACTGA
- a CDS encoding DUF3000 domain-containing protein codes for MAAAQGHISGQSDGADGEDGGEGGAVPSAFRSAVDALRAARLRPELEVEPTRPPKRLAPYAYALEAAVVDGDDDLADGRLVLLHDPAGHEAWQGNFRLVTLVRAELEPEMAADPLLPEVCWSWLTGALEARGLFYGEAGGTVTMAGSHYFGALETRRPATQIEIRASWTPREGRGGVPDTAAHLVAWGDLLCQIAGLPPSGPVDAAVVTLPQRRGPQVS; via the coding sequence ATGGCTGCGGCTCAGGGACACATCTCCGGTCAATCCGATGGCGCTGACGGCGAGGACGGCGGGGAGGGTGGTGCCGTCCCGTCCGCGTTCCGTTCGGCGGTGGACGCGCTGCGCGCGGCGCGGCTGCGTCCCGAGCTGGAAGTGGAGCCGACCCGGCCGCCGAAGCGGCTCGCCCCGTACGCGTACGCGCTGGAGGCCGCGGTCGTCGACGGCGACGACGATCTCGCCGACGGCCGGCTCGTCCTGCTCCACGACCCGGCCGGGCACGAGGCCTGGCAGGGCAACTTCCGGCTCGTGACCCTGGTGCGCGCCGAGCTGGAGCCGGAGATGGCCGCCGATCCACTGCTGCCCGAGGTCTGCTGGTCCTGGCTGACCGGCGCGCTGGAGGCCCGGGGCCTCTTCTACGGGGAGGCCGGCGGCACGGTCACCATGGCGGGCTCGCACTACTTCGGCGCGCTGGAGACCCGGCGTCCCGCGACCCAGATCGAGATCCGGGCGTCCTGGACGCCGCGCGAGGGCCGCGGCGGGGTGCCGGACACGGCGGCGCACCTGGTCGCGTGGGGGGACCTGCTGTGCCAGATCGCGGGCCTGCCGCCCTCGGGCCCCGTCGACGCGGCGGTGGTGACGCTGCCCCAGCGACGGGGGCCCCAGGTCTCGTAG
- the hemE gene encoding uroporphyrinogen decarboxylase: MSANDRPSGQQTKTSATYDSAFLKACRREPVPHTPVWFMRQAGRSLPEYLKVREGIPMLDSCTMPELVAEITMQPVRRHKVDAAVYYSDIVVPLKAIGIDLDIKPGVGPVIAEPVRTRADLARLRDLTPEDVPYVTEAIGLLTAELGETPLIGFAGAPFTLASYLVEGGPSRNHEHTKAMMYGDPELWADLLDRLAEITGAFLEVQIEAGASAVQLFDSWVGALAPADYRRSVLPASAKVFDTVARYDVPRIHFGVGTGELLGLMGEAGADVVGVDWRVPLDEAARRVGPGKALQGNLDPAVLFAPTSAVEAKTQEVLDAAAGLEGHIFNLGHGVMPNMDPDALSRLVEYVHTRTAR, encoded by the coding sequence GTGAGTGCCAACGACCGCCCCTCCGGGCAGCAGACGAAGACTTCCGCCACCTACGACTCGGCGTTCCTGAAGGCCTGCCGGCGCGAGCCGGTGCCGCACACGCCGGTCTGGTTCATGCGTCAGGCGGGGCGCTCGCTGCCCGAGTACCTGAAGGTGCGCGAAGGCATCCCGATGCTCGACTCCTGCACGATGCCGGAGCTGGTCGCCGAGATCACGATGCAGCCGGTCCGCCGCCACAAGGTCGACGCGGCCGTCTACTACAGCGACATCGTCGTGCCCCTCAAGGCGATCGGCATCGACCTCGACATCAAGCCCGGTGTCGGCCCGGTCATCGCCGAGCCGGTCCGCACCCGCGCCGACCTGGCCCGGCTGCGCGACCTCACGCCCGAGGACGTCCCGTACGTCACCGAGGCCATCGGCCTGCTCACCGCCGAGCTGGGGGAGACCCCGCTGATCGGCTTCGCGGGTGCGCCGTTCACGCTCGCGAGCTACCTCGTGGAGGGCGGGCCCTCCCGCAACCACGAGCACACCAAGGCCATGATGTACGGCGACCCGGAGCTGTGGGCCGACCTGCTCGACCGCCTCGCCGAGATCACCGGCGCCTTCCTCGAGGTCCAGATCGAGGCCGGCGCCTCGGCCGTCCAGCTCTTCGACTCCTGGGTCGGCGCCCTCGCCCCCGCCGACTACCGGCGCTCGGTGCTGCCCGCCTCCGCGAAGGTCTTCGACACCGTCGCCCGTTACGACGTCCCGCGCATCCACTTCGGCGTCGGCACCGGCGAACTGCTCGGCCTCATGGGCGAGGCCGGCGCGGACGTCGTCGGCGTCGACTGGCGGGTCCCGCTGGACGAGGCCGCCCGCCGCGTCGGCCCCGGCAAGGCGCTCCAGGGCAACCTCGACCCGGCGGTGCTCTTCGCGCCGACCTCCGCGGTGGAGGCCAAGACCCAGGAGGTGCTGGACGCGGCCGCCGGCCTGGAGGGCCACATCTTCAACCTGGGCCACGGCGTGATGCCGAACATGGACCCGGACGCGCTCTCCCGGCTCGTCGAGTACGTCCACACCCGCACCGCCCGCTGA
- a CDS encoding FAD-dependent oxidoreductase: MTAERLVVIGGDAAGMSAASQARRLKGPDELSITAFERGHFTSYSACGIPYWVSGDVADRDELIARTPEEHRARDIDLRTRTEVTEIDVAGRRVRARDRESGETYWTGFDKLVIATGARPVRPELPGMDAPGVHGVQTLDDGQALLDSLDRTEGRRAVVVGAGYIGVEMAEAMLKRGFEVTVLNRGEQPMATLDPDMGRMVHDAMDGLGITTVNGAAVTAIRTGPDGRVTEVVTGDAGYPADIVVLGIGVEPETTLAREAGLPLGPHGGLLTDLAMRVVGHENIWAGGDCVEVLDLVAGHTRHIALGTHANKHGQVIGSNVGGGYGTFPGVVGTAVSKVCDLEIARTGLREKDARAVGLRYVTATIESTSRAGYYPDARPMTVKMIAEYRTGRLLGVQIVGREGAGKRVDVAAVALTARMTVEQMTALDLGYAPPFSPVWDPVLVAARKTVAALRKAGTD; encoded by the coding sequence ATGACGGCGGAACGACTGGTGGTCATCGGCGGGGACGCGGCGGGCATGTCCGCCGCGTCCCAGGCCCGGCGGCTCAAGGGCCCGGACGAGCTGAGCATCACCGCCTTCGAGCGGGGCCACTTCACCTCGTACTCCGCGTGCGGCATCCCGTACTGGGTCAGCGGCGACGTGGCGGACCGGGACGAGCTCATCGCCCGTACACCCGAGGAGCACCGGGCCCGGGACATCGATCTGCGCACCCGCACCGAGGTGACGGAGATCGACGTGGCGGGGCGGCGGGTGCGCGCCCGGGACCGGGAGTCCGGCGAGACTTACTGGACCGGGTTCGACAAGCTGGTGATCGCCACCGGGGCACGGCCGGTGCGCCCGGAGCTGCCCGGCATGGACGCGCCGGGGGTGCACGGGGTGCAGACCCTGGACGACGGGCAGGCGCTGCTGGACAGCCTGGACCGTACGGAGGGCAGGCGCGCGGTCGTCGTCGGGGCGGGGTACATCGGCGTCGAGATGGCCGAGGCGATGCTGAAGCGCGGCTTCGAGGTGACCGTCCTCAACCGCGGCGAGCAGCCGATGGCGACGCTCGACCCGGACATGGGGCGCATGGTCCACGACGCCATGGACGGGCTCGGCATCACCACGGTGAACGGGGCGGCGGTCACCGCCATCCGTACCGGGCCGGACGGCCGCGTCACCGAGGTCGTCACGGGCGACGCCGGTTATCCGGCGGACATCGTGGTGCTCGGCATCGGCGTCGAGCCGGAGACGACGCTCGCCCGGGAGGCCGGGCTGCCGCTCGGCCCGCACGGCGGTCTGCTCACCGATCTGGCGATGCGGGTGGTGGGACACGAGAACATCTGGGCGGGCGGCGACTGCGTGGAGGTCCTGGACCTGGTGGCCGGCCACACCCGGCACATCGCGCTCGGCACGCACGCCAACAAGCACGGCCAGGTCATCGGCTCCAACGTCGGCGGCGGCTACGGCACGTTCCCCGGTGTGGTGGGTACGGCGGTGAGCAAGGTCTGCGACCTGGAGATCGCCCGGACCGGGCTGCGCGAGAAGGACGCCCGCGCGGTGGGCCTGCGGTACGTCACGGCGACCATCGAGTCGACGAGCCGGGCGGGCTACTACCCGGACGCGCGGCCCATGACGGTGAAGATGATCGCGGAGTACCGCACGGGCCGGCTCCTCGGCGTGCAGATCGTGGGCCGCGAGGGGGCCGGCAAGCGCGTCGACGTGGCGGCGGTGGCGCTCACCGCCCGGATGACCGTCGAGCAGATGACCGCGCTGGACCTGGGGTACGCGCCGCCGTTCTCGCCGGTCTGGGACCCGGTCCTGGTGGCGGCCCGCAAGACGGTCGCGGCGCTGCGGAAGGCGGGCACCGACTGA
- a CDS encoding DUF4349 domain-containing protein, which yields MRTAPAAVLLTAVLALSGCGAASDASDSKADRGGVAEPQQQADAAAGKAEAPAAGSARTERQRKTPKQAAAHVIRTASLSVEVKDASKAAAHARATAQDAGGLVEKETTERVDGTRESSNLVLRVPQEAYDEVLRELSGAGKLVSRTSAAKDVTDQVVDTDSRIATQRASVARVRKLMERAEKLADVVTLEGELSTRQADLESLLAERASLKDRTTLATITLDLMEPETAAGEADDDPGFTDALAGGWHAFVTMLRWLAMAVGAAAPFLAVAAVLALLWRLLRRRRGAKGE from the coding sequence GTGCGCACCGCGCCGGCCGCCGTGCTGCTGACCGCCGTACTGGCGCTGAGCGGCTGCGGCGCGGCGAGCGACGCGTCGGACAGCAAGGCCGACCGGGGCGGCGTGGCCGAGCCCCAGCAGCAGGCGGACGCGGCGGCCGGCAAGGCCGAGGCGCCGGCGGCCGGTTCGGCCCGCACGGAGCGGCAGCGGAAGACCCCGAAGCAGGCAGCGGCCCACGTCATCCGCACCGCCTCGCTCTCGGTGGAGGTGAAGGACGCGTCGAAGGCGGCCGCGCACGCCCGTGCGACGGCACAGGACGCGGGCGGGCTGGTCGAGAAGGAGACCACCGAACGGGTCGACGGCACGCGGGAGTCCTCGAACCTCGTGCTGCGCGTGCCGCAGGAGGCGTACGACGAGGTGCTGCGGGAGCTGTCGGGCGCGGGGAAGCTCGTCTCACGTACGTCGGCGGCCAAGGACGTCACCGACCAGGTCGTCGACACCGACAGCCGGATCGCGACCCAGCGGGCGAGCGTGGCGCGGGTGCGCAAGCTGATGGAGCGGGCCGAGAAGCTGGCCGATGTGGTCACGCTGGAAGGGGAACTGAGCACCCGTCAGGCGGACCTGGAGTCGCTGCTCGCCGAGCGGGCGTCGCTCAAGGACCGTACGACGCTGGCGACGATCACGCTCGACCTGATGGAGCCGGAGACGGCCGCCGGTGAGGCCGACGACGACCCGGGCTTCACGGACGCTCTCGCCGGGGGCTGGCACGCCTTCGTGACGATGCTGCGGTGGCTGGCGATGGCGGTCGGCGCGGCGGCCCCGTTCCTCGCCGTGGCGGCCGTCCTGGCCCTGCTGTGGCGGCTGCTGCGCCGCCGCCGGGGTGCGAAGGGCGAGTGA
- the hemG gene encoding protoporphyrinogen oxidase, producing the protein MQSSTHRADRAPRHVVVIGGGIAGLAAAHRLVGAGLRVTLLEGTDRLGGKLMTGEIAGVRVDLGAESMLARRPEAVGLARAVGLGDRLRPPATATAALWTRDALRPMPKGHVMGVPGDPSVLGEVLSPEGLARIAQDRELPPTAVGEDVSVGTYVADRLGREVVDRLVEPLLGGVYAGDAYRISMRAAVPQLFEAARQGGSLLDGVTRLQERAAARQSNGPVFQGIQGGIGTLPGAVADAVRAGGGEILMEAPVLGLTRTADGWDVRTDTRVVSADGIVLAVPAWSAATLLASESPGASAELGGVEYASMALVTLAFRRSDVTGTAFDGRSGFLVPPVDGHTIKAATFSTHKWQWVSDAAPGLFVLRTSVGRYGEEEHLHREDGELVGVSLRDLAAATGLTARPVATEVTRWIGGLPQYPVGHLARVARIRDAVAKLPALRVCGAVYDGVGIPACVASAHRAADEIAGDLTGEIIATPTLVQGTRSEAGQ; encoded by the coding sequence ATGCAGTCATCCACACACCGCGCGGACCGGGCCCCCCGCCACGTCGTCGTCATCGGCGGCGGCATCGCCGGACTCGCGGCCGCCCACCGGCTCGTCGGCGCCGGGCTGAGGGTCACCCTCCTGGAGGGGACCGACCGGCTCGGCGGCAAGCTCATGACCGGCGAGATCGCGGGAGTCCGGGTCGACCTCGGCGCCGAGTCCATGCTCGCCCGCCGCCCGGAGGCCGTCGGCCTGGCACGCGCCGTGGGCCTCGGCGACCGCCTCCGGCCGCCCGCCACGGCCACCGCCGCCCTGTGGACGCGCGACGCGCTGCGCCCCATGCCCAAGGGCCATGTGATGGGCGTCCCGGGCGACCCGTCCGTCCTCGGCGAGGTGCTGTCGCCCGAGGGCCTGGCCCGTATCGCCCAGGACCGCGAACTGCCCCCGACCGCCGTCGGCGAGGACGTCTCCGTCGGCACGTACGTCGCGGACCGGCTGGGCCGCGAGGTCGTCGACCGGCTGGTGGAACCACTGCTCGGCGGGGTGTACGCGGGAGACGCCTACCGGATCTCGATGCGCGCCGCCGTCCCGCAGCTGTTCGAGGCGGCCCGGCAGGGCGGCTCGCTGCTCGACGGGGTCACCCGCCTCCAGGAACGGGCGGCGGCCCGGCAGTCGAACGGGCCCGTCTTCCAGGGCATCCAGGGCGGCATCGGGACCCTCCCGGGGGCCGTCGCCGACGCCGTACGCGCCGGGGGCGGCGAGATCCTCATGGAGGCCCCCGTGCTGGGCCTGACCCGTACCGCCGACGGCTGGGACGTACGCACCGACACCCGGGTCGTCTCCGCCGACGGCATCGTCCTCGCCGTGCCCGCTTGGTCCGCCGCCACGCTGCTCGCGTCCGAGTCCCCGGGCGCCTCGGCCGAACTGGGGGGCGTCGAGTACGCGTCGATGGCCCTGGTCACCCTGGCCTTCCGGCGCTCCGACGTGACCGGTACGGCCTTCGACGGGCGCTCCGGCTTCCTCGTACCGCCGGTCGACGGGCACACCATCAAGGCCGCCACCTTCTCCACCCACAAGTGGCAGTGGGTCTCCGACGCGGCCCCCGGCCTGTTCGTGCTGCGGACCTCGGTGGGCCGGTACGGCGAGGAGGAGCACCTGCACCGCGAGGACGGCGAGCTGGTCGGCGTATCGCTGCGCGACCTCGCCGCGGCGACCGGGCTCACCGCCCGGCCCGTGGCGACCGAGGTCACCCGGTGGATCGGCGGGCTGCCCCAGTACCCGGTGGGTCACCTCGCGCGGGTCGCCCGCATCCGCGACGCGGTCGCGAAGCTGCCCGCGCTGCGGGTGTGCGGCGCGGTCTACGACGGGGTCGGCATCCCCGCCTGCGTGGCGAGCGCACACCGGGCCGCGGACGAGATCGCCGGGGATCTCACCGGGGAGATCATCGCCACGCCGACCCTGGTTCAGGGCACTCGGAGCGAGGCGGGACAATAG
- a CDS encoding chlorite dismutase family protein, whose protein sequence is MSAPETETSSKAPNAGKKAKDLNEVIRYTLWSVFKLRDVLPADTDRAAVAGEVQELFDQLAAKDITIRGTYDVSGLRADADLLIWWHAETAEELQEAYNLFRRTRLGRHLEPVWSNMALHRPAEFNKSHIPAFLADETPRNYVSVYPFVRSYDWYLLPDEDRRRMLADHGKMARGYPDVRANTVASFSLGDYEWMLAFEADELYRIVDLMRHLRASEARMHVREEVPFFTGRRKSVADLVAGLA, encoded by the coding sequence ATGAGTGCTCCTGAGACTGAGACATCAAGCAAGGCTCCGAACGCCGGCAAGAAGGCCAAGGACCTCAACGAGGTCATCCGCTACACGCTGTGGTCCGTCTTCAAGCTGCGCGACGTCCTGCCCGCCGACACGGACCGCGCGGCCGTCGCCGGCGAGGTCCAGGAGCTGTTCGACCAGCTCGCCGCGAAGGACATCACCATCCGCGGCACGTACGACGTCTCGGGCCTGCGCGCCGACGCGGACCTCCTGATCTGGTGGCACGCGGAGACCGCGGAAGAGCTCCAGGAGGCGTACAACCTCTTCCGCCGCACGCGGCTCGGCAGGCACCTGGAGCCGGTCTGGTCGAACATGGCGCTGCACCGCCCCGCCGAGTTCAACAAGTCGCACATCCCGGCGTTCCTCGCCGACGAGACGCCGCGCAACTACGTCAGCGTGTACCCCTTCGTGCGCTCGTACGACTGGTACCTGCTGCCCGACGAGGACCGCCGCCGCATGCTCGCGGACCACGGCAAGATGGCCCGCGGCTACCCCGACGTACGCGCCAACACCGTCGCCTCGTTCTCGCTCGGCGACTACGAGTGGATGCTGGCGTTCGAGGCCGACGAGCTGTACCGCATCGTCGACCTCATGCGTCACCTCAGGGCCTCCGAGGCGCGGATGCACGTCCGCGAGGAGGTCCCCTTCTTCACCGGCCGGCGCAAGTCGGTCGCGGACCTGGTGGCCGGGCTCGCGTAG